Proteins found in one Actinokineospora alba genomic segment:
- the phnA gene encoding phosphonoacetate hydrolase, which produces MSFPNSIEVNGRDYRAPVAPVVVVCIDGSEPDYHEQAIAHGRMPYLERLIASGSALTGDCAMPSFTNPNNLSIATGQPPAVHGISGNFFFDPERGEEVMMNEPRFLRVPTIFAKFAELGSSVAIITAKDKLRRLLGSGLEPSEKAICFSSEKADQVTVAEHGIENVLERVGKPLASVYSADLSEFVLAAGVAVLQDQRPDLVYLSLTDYVQHKYAPGTPEADDFYAMMDGYFAQIDVMGAVLVITADHGMNAKSDSEGKAGVVFLQELLDERLGKDVSRVILPITDPYTVHHGALGSFACVHLPVDADHAAIAAEIAATDGVQEVHLKTAAAELFELPEDRIGDLIVIGDRNVALGTTPDRHDLSQLDRPLRSHGGLTEQKVPFLVNRPVTIPEGHRLRNFDAYWVGLNLTGTR; this is translated from the coding sequence ATGTCGTTCCCCAACTCGATCGAGGTCAACGGACGCGACTACCGCGCACCCGTCGCGCCGGTCGTCGTGGTGTGCATCGACGGCAGCGAGCCGGATTACCACGAGCAGGCGATCGCCCACGGGCGCATGCCGTACCTGGAGCGCCTGATCGCCTCCGGGAGCGCTCTGACCGGTGACTGCGCCATGCCGTCGTTCACCAACCCGAACAACCTGTCCATCGCCACGGGCCAACCGCCCGCTGTGCACGGAATCAGCGGCAACTTCTTCTTCGACCCGGAGCGGGGCGAAGAGGTGATGATGAACGAGCCGCGCTTCCTGCGGGTGCCGACCATCTTCGCCAAGTTCGCCGAGCTGGGTTCGTCGGTCGCCATCATCACCGCCAAGGACAAGCTGCGCAGGCTGCTCGGCAGTGGCCTGGAGCCCTCGGAGAAGGCCATCTGCTTCTCGTCGGAGAAGGCCGACCAGGTCACCGTCGCCGAGCACGGCATCGAGAACGTGCTGGAGCGGGTCGGCAAGCCGCTGGCCTCGGTCTACAGCGCCGACCTCAGCGAGTTCGTGCTCGCCGCCGGGGTGGCGGTCCTGCAGGATCAGCGGCCCGACCTGGTGTACCTGTCGCTGACCGACTACGTGCAGCACAAGTACGCCCCGGGCACCCCCGAGGCCGACGACTTCTACGCCATGATGGACGGCTACTTCGCCCAGATCGACGTCATGGGCGCGGTCCTGGTCATCACCGCCGACCACGGCATGAACGCCAAGTCCGACTCCGAGGGCAAGGCCGGGGTGGTGTTCCTGCAGGAGCTGCTCGACGAGCGGCTGGGCAAGGACGTCTCGCGGGTCATCCTGCCCATCACCGACCCGTACACCGTCCACCATGGCGCGCTGGGGTCCTTCGCCTGCGTGCACCTGCCCGTCGACGCCGACCACGCGGCGATCGCCGCCGAGATCGCGGCGACCGACGGTGTGCAGGAAGTCCACCTGAAGACCGCCGCGGCCGAGCTGTTCGAACTGCCCGAGGACCGCATCGGCGACCTCATCGTCATCGGTGACCGCAACGTCGCACTCGGGACCACTCCCGACCGGCACGATCTGTCCCAACTGGACCGCCCGCTGCGCTCGCACGGCGGACTCACCGAGCAGAAGGTGCCTTTCCTGGTGAACCGACCGGTCACCATCCCCGAAGGCCACCGGCTGCGCAACTTCGACGCATACTGGGTCGGCCTGAACCTCACCGGAACAAGGTGA
- a CDS encoding alkaline phosphatase family protein: MAPRRTVLTLAGAAVLAAAVGVSLPTPPDAAANVRPQKVVVFGIDGLVFSKVAPLNTPTLDGLVAAGRFSETWLPANPMAPTFSGPGWSTIATGVWPDKHKVLSNNWGSTTNLAQYPDFLTRMERTNSAKSTFAIANWPPLTTTAVGPPIFTDEIDTKISVSGSLPVAEADTEIVTKASAHFKNVGPDASFVYFHAVDTAGHNCGTEQACYRTAIEQTDANLGKVINSIKSRANYANEDWTYIVTTDHGHVPTGGHGGSSIEERRSFVLEVGPGIPNGTTKIAKNVDIARTVLEIQGVPISGSWGLDGRRLGAPATDTFDTLLGSLKPRVDETGIPSTVLGWTQTPPTGWRIDNSRMGTGGMTEWRGWSFTTDEFWNRAQRDQWRENNVRARGVFAVADSDEWSDKTTSGLFDSTLVSRDYDVAGKPYVLVIFKSHYRKEGLETATMTVSFDGGPEKEIVRYTGDVIAKHEQYNVTVPAGASKMVVRWRLSNGDNDFYWAIDDPWVWRP; the protein is encoded by the coding sequence ATGGCTCCACGACGCACAGTGCTCACCCTGGCCGGGGCGGCCGTACTCGCCGCCGCTGTCGGTGTCTCCCTGCCGACGCCACCAGACGCCGCCGCCAACGTCCGCCCGCAGAAGGTCGTCGTGTTCGGCATCGACGGCCTGGTCTTCAGCAAGGTCGCCCCGCTCAACACCCCGACCCTCGACGGGCTGGTCGCGGCGGGCCGGTTCAGTGAGACGTGGCTGCCCGCCAACCCGATGGCGCCCACGTTCTCCGGCCCCGGGTGGTCCACCATCGCCACCGGTGTCTGGCCCGACAAGCACAAGGTCCTGAGCAACAACTGGGGCTCCACCACCAACCTCGCCCAGTACCCCGACTTCCTGACCAGGATGGAGCGGACGAACAGCGCGAAGTCCACCTTCGCCATCGCCAACTGGCCCCCGCTGACCACCACCGCCGTGGGCCCGCCCATCTTCACCGACGAGATCGACACGAAAATCAGCGTGTCCGGGTCGCTGCCGGTCGCGGAGGCCGACACGGAGATCGTCACCAAGGCGTCCGCCCACTTCAAGAACGTCGGACCCGACGCCTCGTTCGTGTACTTCCACGCAGTCGACACGGCCGGACACAACTGCGGCACCGAGCAGGCGTGCTACCGCACCGCGATCGAGCAGACCGACGCCAACCTCGGCAAGGTGATCAACTCGATCAAGTCCAGGGCGAACTACGCCAACGAGGACTGGACGTACATCGTCACCACCGACCACGGCCACGTGCCCACGGGCGGCCACGGTGGGTCCAGCATCGAGGAACGGCGCTCGTTCGTCCTCGAAGTGGGCCCAGGTATCCCCAACGGCACCACGAAGATCGCCAAGAACGTCGACATCGCCCGCACCGTCCTGGAGATCCAGGGCGTCCCCATCAGCGGCAGCTGGGGCCTGGACGGGCGCAGGCTCGGCGCTCCCGCGACGGACACGTTCGACACCCTGCTCGGCTCACTCAAACCCCGCGTGGACGAGACCGGCATCCCGTCGACGGTGCTGGGCTGGACGCAGACCCCGCCCACGGGCTGGCGAATCGACAACTCGCGGATGGGCACCGGCGGGATGACCGAGTGGCGCGGCTGGTCGTTCACCACCGACGAGTTCTGGAACCGGGCCCAGCGCGACCAGTGGCGGGAGAACAACGTCCGTGCCCGCGGCGTGTTCGCCGTCGCCGACTCCGACGAGTGGTCCGACAAGACGACGAGCGGGTTGTTCGACAGCACCCTGGTGTCGAGGGACTACGACGTCGCGGGCAAGCCGTACGTCCTGGTCATCTTCAAGTCCCACTACCGCAAGGAAGGGCTGGAGACGGCGACCATGACGGTGTCCTTCGACGGCGGCCCGGAGAAGGAGATCGTGCGCTACACCGGCGACGTGATCGCCAAGCACGAGCAGTACAACGTCACCGTGCCTGCCGGAGCGTCCAAGATGGTCGTGCGCTGGCGGCTGTCCAACGGCGACAATGACTTCTACTGGGCGATCGACGATCCGTGGGTCTGGCGGCCGTAA
- a CDS encoding S8 family serine peptidase gives MQRKTKKVLAAAVASITASTGVVIALSTGSATAADTAVAAADGTTRIIVGYKTSANAALSDVAAAQDASGRTTNKGKLLRRLSTGAALVDVGSADRASVESIVRSYRDDPAVAYVEPDLIVHAQAEPNDTEYAKQWDLYEATAGMNVPGAWTQSTGTGVTVAVIDTGYVAHSDLAAQVVPGYDFISDPNNAVDGNGRDADASDPGDGSMSSPCFLQPGRNSSWHGTHVAGTIAAQTNNGKGIAGIAYNAKIQPIRVLGKCGGSTSDIADAITWASGGTVSGVPANPTPAKVLNLSLGGQSSCLSTYQNAINGAVQRGSTVVIAAGNSNVDVSGFTPANCDNVVAVASSSRQGNRAFYSNFGAKIDVAAPGGEVRKESDPAGSITTPENGIWSTLNAGDQGPTAENYEPYMGTSMAAPHVAGVAALMVAKKSTLTPAEVESLLKANTRPLPGTCTGGCGSGLVDTAKTVNAVSGGGSTALSVVNPGNKTATVGTAIAPVQLSASGGTAPYTWSATGLPAGLSVNASTGAISGTPTTAGTSTVTATATDAAGKTGSTSFTWTVTTTPTGCPAQTNGTDVAIPDAGAAVTSTINVTCSGNASATSKVEVHIKHTWRGDLVIDLVAPDGTAYRLKSNSSSDSADNVDATYTVNLSGEARSGAWKLRVRDVEYFDRGTIDSWTLTL, from the coding sequence GTGCAGAGGAAAACAAAGAAGGTGCTCGCGGCCGCGGTCGCGAGCATCACCGCGTCGACCGGGGTGGTGATCGCGCTGTCGACCGGGTCGGCCACCGCCGCGGACACCGCGGTCGCCGCGGCTGACGGGACGACGCGAATCATCGTCGGCTACAAGACTTCCGCGAACGCGGCACTGTCCGATGTGGCTGCCGCGCAGGACGCTTCCGGCCGGACCACCAACAAGGGCAAGCTCCTGCGCAGGCTGTCGACCGGGGCGGCGCTCGTCGACGTCGGCTCCGCCGACCGCGCGTCCGTCGAGTCCATCGTGCGGTCCTACCGTGACGACCCGGCCGTGGCCTACGTCGAGCCGGACCTGATCGTGCACGCGCAGGCCGAGCCGAACGACACCGAGTACGCCAAGCAGTGGGACCTGTACGAGGCCACCGCGGGCATGAACGTCCCCGGCGCCTGGACCCAGTCCACCGGCACCGGCGTGACCGTCGCGGTCATCGACACCGGCTACGTCGCGCACTCCGACCTCGCCGCGCAGGTCGTGCCCGGCTACGACTTCATCTCCGACCCGAACAACGCCGTCGACGGCAACGGCCGTGACGCCGACGCCTCCGACCCGGGCGACGGCAGCATGTCCAGCCCCTGCTTCCTGCAGCCGGGACGCAATTCCTCCTGGCACGGCACGCACGTCGCGGGCACCATCGCCGCGCAGACCAACAACGGCAAGGGCATCGCGGGCATCGCCTACAACGCCAAGATCCAGCCGATCCGCGTGCTCGGCAAGTGCGGTGGGTCCACTTCGGACATCGCCGACGCGATCACCTGGGCCTCGGGCGGGACGGTGAGCGGTGTGCCCGCGAACCCGACCCCGGCCAAGGTCCTCAACCTGAGCCTGGGCGGACAGTCCTCCTGCTTGTCCACCTACCAGAACGCGATCAACGGCGCGGTCCAGCGCGGCAGCACCGTGGTCATCGCCGCGGGCAACTCCAACGTCGACGTCTCCGGCTTCACCCCGGCGAACTGCGACAACGTCGTCGCCGTCGCGTCGAGCAGCCGCCAGGGCAACCGGGCGTTCTACTCCAACTTCGGTGCGAAGATCGACGTGGCCGCACCCGGTGGCGAGGTCCGCAAGGAAAGCGATCCGGCAGGCAGCATCACCACGCCGGAGAACGGCATCTGGTCCACGCTCAACGCCGGTGACCAGGGTCCGACCGCGGAGAACTACGAGCCCTACATGGGCACCAGCATGGCCGCCCCGCACGTCGCGGGTGTCGCCGCGCTGATGGTCGCGAAGAAGTCCACCCTGACCCCCGCCGAGGTGGAATCCCTGCTCAAGGCCAACACCCGCCCGCTTCCGGGCACCTGCACCGGCGGCTGCGGCTCGGGCCTCGTCGACACGGCGAAGACCGTGAACGCCGTCAGCGGCGGCGGGTCGACCGCGCTCTCGGTGGTCAACCCGGGCAACAAGACCGCCACGGTCGGCACGGCTATCGCGCCCGTGCAGCTGTCGGCCTCCGGCGGCACCGCGCCGTACACCTGGTCGGCCACGGGTCTGCCCGCGGGCCTGTCCGTCAACGCCTCGACCGGCGCGATCTCCGGCACCCCGACCACGGCGGGCACCTCCACGGTGACCGCCACCGCGACGGACGCGGCGGGCAAGACCGGTTCGACGTCGTTCACCTGGACGGTCACGACCACCCCGACGGGCTGCCCGGCGCAGACCAACGGCACCGACGTGGCGATTCCGGACGCGGGCGCGGCGGTGACGAGCACCATCAACGTCACCTGCTCGGGCAACGCGTCCGCCACCTCGAAGGTGGAGGTGCACATCAAGCACACCTGGCGCGGTGACCTCGTGATCGACCTGGTCGCCCCGGACGGCACGGCATACCGGTTGAAGAGCAACAGCAGCTCCGACAGCGCCGACAATGTCGACGCCACCTACACGGTGAACCTGTCCGGCGAGGCCCGCTCGGGCGCCTGGAAGCTCAGGGTCCGCGACGTCGAGTACTTCGACCGGGGCACGATCGACAGCTGGACGCTGACGCTGTGA
- a CDS encoding zinc-binding dehydrogenase: MSENATAVVWHGTETGFTLEPERLPEPAPGEVVVRVRMSTICGSDLHTIAGHRSTPVPTVLGHEIVGTVVATGGEVPDHRGAVLAPGDRVTWTIGTSCGTCVRCAKGVPQKCLTVRKYGHEKMSDQWWLNGGFATHCHLPAGTGVVRVPESMPDEVATPANCATATVVCAAHRARLTAGDTVVVLGCGMLGLTAVAYAVDQGAAKVIACDLDEGRRKTALTFGATAVCGPEELAAVVTEVSDGLGADVVIEVTGNSAAVRSAFDLIGIDGRIALVGSVSPAPEISFEPSQFVKNLSTVVGSHNYGVADLAEAIDFLDRVPDQQAFADLVPTSYPLADYADAITDARSLRAPRIAIKVEQ; this comes from the coding sequence ATGTCCGAAAACGCGACCGCGGTGGTCTGGCACGGCACCGAGACCGGCTTCACCCTGGAGCCCGAACGGCTGCCCGAGCCCGCCCCTGGCGAGGTGGTCGTGCGGGTCCGCATGAGCACGATCTGCGGCAGCGACCTGCACACCATCGCCGGGCACCGCTCGACCCCGGTGCCCACCGTGCTCGGTCACGAGATCGTGGGCACGGTGGTCGCCACCGGCGGCGAGGTGCCCGACCACCGCGGCGCGGTCCTGGCCCCGGGCGACCGGGTCACCTGGACGATCGGCACCTCCTGCGGGACGTGCGTGCGCTGCGCGAAGGGCGTGCCGCAGAAGTGCCTGACCGTACGCAAGTACGGGCACGAGAAGATGTCCGACCAGTGGTGGCTCAACGGCGGCTTCGCCACCCACTGCCACCTGCCCGCCGGGACCGGAGTCGTGCGGGTGCCGGAGTCGATGCCCGACGAGGTGGCCACCCCGGCGAACTGCGCGACCGCGACCGTGGTCTGCGCGGCCCACCGGGCGCGGCTCACCGCGGGCGACACCGTCGTCGTCCTCGGGTGCGGCATGCTCGGCCTGACCGCCGTGGCCTACGCCGTCGACCAGGGTGCGGCCAAGGTGATCGCCTGCGACCTCGACGAGGGCCGCAGGAAGACGGCGCTGACCTTCGGCGCCACCGCGGTGTGCGGGCCGGAGGAGTTGGCGGCGGTGGTGACCGAGGTGTCCGACGGGCTTGGCGCGGACGTGGTCATCGAGGTCACCGGCAACTCCGCCGCCGTGCGGTCGGCGTTCGACCTCATCGGCATCGACGGCCGCATCGCGCTCGTCGGCTCGGTCTCGCCCGCCCCCGAGATCAGTTTCGAGCCGAGCCAGTTCGTCAAGAATCTGTCGACCGTGGTCGGCAGCCACAACTACGGCGTGGCCGACCTGGCCGAGGCGATCGACTTCCTCGACCGGGTGCCCGACCAGCAGGCGTTCGCCGACCTGGTCCCGACGAGCTACCCGCTCGCCGACTACGCCGACGCCATCACCGACGCCCGGAGCCTGCGGGCTCCCCGGATCGCCATCAAGGTGGAGCAGTGA
- a CDS encoding MFS transporter: protein MSTTSVSADHLPAPVSEEKFRKLQWRMLLAAMFCYLFFYTGRQTFGFAIPGIQAELGISKATLGAISGILLWTYAVGQAVNGNLADKYGGRRIMTLGAILSTIMNWCTSFATGPKSLAVLWGGNGFAQAMGWAAGGRVISNWWTPHERGKSFGFYTFAAGSASVLAFVTSTLVVDTFELDWRWIFRIPVLLMLVGGLTFWLTARDKPSDLKITPPKKFLEDHEKVSVKGDGLTAKGESSWARYKAVLRSPKIWSTGIAIGFLNSARYGLLIWVPVYFLGSDWKTADTGISPIWISVALPVGMAVGALTNGTISDKLFGSRRDRPIALFMILGAVFAMGMYLLPLSPVLGIVVLFFTGFFVYGPQSSFWALCPDIAGKKMAGTAIGIVNFFSYLFAGTAEPIIGAFMDATGQTNMIFPIVAVSCVCSALAALTIRR, encoded by the coding sequence ATGTCCACCACAAGCGTCAGCGCGGACCACCTGCCCGCCCCAGTGTCGGAAGAGAAGTTCCGCAAGCTGCAGTGGCGCATGCTGCTGGCCGCGATGTTCTGCTACCTGTTCTTCTACACCGGACGCCAGACCTTCGGCTTCGCCATCCCGGGCATCCAGGCGGAACTGGGGATCTCGAAGGCGACCCTGGGGGCGATCAGCGGAATCCTGCTGTGGACCTACGCCGTGGGCCAGGCGGTCAACGGCAACCTGGCCGACAAGTACGGCGGCCGCCGGATCATGACCCTGGGCGCGATCCTGTCCACGATCATGAACTGGTGCACCAGCTTCGCCACCGGCCCCAAGTCGCTGGCGGTCCTCTGGGGCGGCAACGGTTTCGCCCAGGCCATGGGCTGGGCCGCGGGCGGCCGGGTCATCTCCAACTGGTGGACCCCGCACGAGCGGGGCAAGAGCTTCGGCTTCTACACCTTCGCCGCGGGTTCCGCCTCCGTCCTGGCGTTCGTGACCTCGACCCTGGTCGTGGACACCTTCGAGCTGGACTGGCGCTGGATCTTCCGCATCCCGGTGCTGCTGATGCTCGTCGGCGGCCTGACCTTCTGGCTCACCGCCAGGGACAAGCCGTCCGACCTCAAGATCACCCCGCCGAAGAAGTTCCTCGAGGACCACGAGAAGGTCTCGGTCAAGGGTGACGGCCTGACCGCGAAGGGCGAGTCGTCGTGGGCCCGGTACAAGGCGGTCCTGCGCAGCCCGAAGATCTGGTCGACCGGCATCGCGATCGGCTTCCTCAACTCCGCCCGCTACGGCCTGCTGATCTGGGTGCCGGTGTACTTCCTCGGCTCGGACTGGAAGACCGCCGACACGGGCATCAGCCCGATCTGGATCTCGGTGGCCCTGCCGGTCGGCATGGCGGTCGGCGCGCTGACCAACGGGACCATCTCGGACAAGCTGTTCGGGTCGCGCCGGGACCGGCCCATCGCGCTGTTCATGATCCTCGGCGCGGTGTTCGCGATGGGGATGTACCTGCTGCCGCTGAGCCCGGTCCTGGGCATCGTGGTCCTGTTCTTCACCGGGTTCTTCGTCTACGGCCCGCAGTCCTCGTTCTGGGCGCTGTGCCCGGACATCGCGGGCAAGAAGATGGCGGGCACGGCCATCGGGATCGTGAATTTCTTCTCGTACCTGTTCGCGGGCACGGCGGAGCCGATCATCGGCGCCTTCATGGACGCGACCGGCCAGACCAACATGATTTTCCCGATCGTCGCGGTGTCCTGCGTGTGCAGCGCCCTCGCGGCCCTGACCATCCGCAGGTAA
- a CDS encoding aldehyde dehydrogenase family protein has translation MSNFVNGQWRPATSGETRTNVNPGDLSDIVGEFAESGAADVTAAVDAAHAAWPAWRELGPIKRAAVLTKAQAVLAARGDEVAAAITREQGKRLGEARGEVDRALAILEFTAGEARRLNGVTTPAEEARTIALTFRKPIGVVGLVTPWNFPLAIPMWKVAPALLAGCTAVLKPSPFTPLTAQLLVEVFAEAGTPDGVLNLIQGDREAGEALVADERVAGISFTGSLAVGRAIHVGGANRLLRTQLELGGKNALIVLDDADLDKAVAAIIHGAFGQSGQRCSATSRVVVDVRVKEELLARLHDRVSAMRVGIGTDPAADIGPVVNQERLDACLAAVEGAVAVGAKVVCGGERAVEGLPEGYYVTPTVLRDVPWDSEIAQEEVFGPVLSVVDCDGFDDAMRISNSVKYGMSGTIFTQNPARMFEALDQFEAGMLHVNRPGVGAYAHLPHMGSKMSQYGAPECSPQVWDFYTEWRSACITY, from the coding sequence GTGAGCAACTTCGTCAACGGACAGTGGCGGCCCGCCACGTCCGGGGAGACCCGGACGAACGTCAACCCCGGCGACCTGAGCGACATCGTCGGCGAGTTCGCCGAGTCCGGTGCCGCCGACGTCACGGCCGCCGTCGACGCCGCGCACGCGGCCTGGCCCGCGTGGCGTGAACTCGGCCCGATCAAGCGGGCGGCGGTGCTGACCAAGGCACAGGCCGTGCTCGCCGCGCGCGGCGACGAGGTGGCCGCGGCCATCACCCGCGAGCAGGGCAAGCGGCTCGGTGAGGCCCGCGGCGAGGTAGACCGGGCGCTGGCCATCCTCGAGTTCACCGCGGGGGAGGCGCGCAGGCTCAACGGCGTCACCACCCCGGCCGAGGAGGCGCGCACGATCGCGCTGACGTTCCGCAAGCCGATCGGGGTAGTCGGGCTCGTGACGCCGTGGAACTTCCCGCTGGCGATTCCGATGTGGAAGGTCGCGCCCGCGCTGCTGGCCGGCTGCACGGCGGTGCTCAAGCCGTCGCCGTTCACGCCGCTGACCGCCCAGCTGCTGGTGGAGGTGTTCGCCGAGGCGGGCACCCCCGACGGCGTGCTCAACCTGATCCAGGGCGACCGGGAGGCGGGCGAGGCCCTGGTGGCCGACGAGCGGGTCGCGGGCATCTCCTTCACCGGTTCGCTTGCGGTCGGTCGGGCCATCCACGTCGGCGGCGCGAACCGGCTGCTGCGTACCCAGCTCGAGTTGGGCGGCAAGAACGCGCTGATCGTGCTGGACGACGCCGACCTGGACAAGGCGGTGGCGGCGATCATCCACGGCGCGTTCGGCCAGTCCGGGCAGCGGTGCAGTGCCACCAGCCGGGTCGTGGTGGACGTGCGGGTCAAGGAGGAGCTGCTGGCCAGGCTGCACGACCGAGTCTCGGCGATGCGCGTGGGCATCGGCACCGACCCCGCGGCCGACATCGGCCCCGTGGTCAACCAGGAACGCCTCGACGCGTGCCTGGCCGCGGTCGAGGGCGCGGTGGCCGTCGGCGCCAAGGTGGTCTGCGGTGGCGAACGGGCAGTCGAGGGCCTGCCCGAGGGCTACTACGTGACCCCGACCGTCCTGCGGGATGTGCCGTGGGACAGCGAGATCGCGCAGGAGGAGGTGTTCGGGCCGGTCCTGTCCGTTGTGGACTGCGACGGGTTCGACGACGCCATGCGCATCTCGAACTCGGTGAAGTACGGCATGTCCGGAACCATCTTCACCCAGAACCCGGCGCGCATGTTCGAGGCGCTCGACCAGTTCGAGGCGGGCATGCTGCACGTCAACCGGCCCGGTGTGGGCGCGTACGCGCACCTGCCGCACATGGGCTCGAAGATGTCGCAGTACGGGGCGCCGGAGTGCTCGCCGCAGGTGTGGGACTTCTACACCGAGTGGCGCTCCGCCTGCATCACGTACTGA
- a CDS encoding LysR family transcriptional regulator: MWIFLQVIECGGFSAAAAKLYMSQPSVSNQVRQLETSLGAPLVDRSGAYATPTAEGEVLAEYARRLFLLADEAITAVRQVQGLGRGKLHIGGTSTVGTYLLPELLARFHQDHPNIDCGLFVGNAEQVAERLLAGQIALAVFAGEPTSAAIRSEPILPDQPVVVTAPGHPLIGAPVAPHQLVGEHFILREKGSSTRRMQDAALIAWDLRLASTIEMWGMETVKQAVQSGLGVSLVSEHTVARELADGRLAVLAVEPASPARTIVAAHRKDRLLAPAEQAFLTILRALRHWPDETPTT, encoded by the coding sequence TTGTGGATCTTTTTGCAGGTCATCGAATGCGGTGGTTTCTCCGCGGCGGCGGCCAAGCTCTATATGAGCCAGCCGTCGGTGTCCAACCAGGTCCGCCAACTCGAGACGTCCCTGGGGGCGCCGCTGGTCGACCGCTCCGGCGCGTACGCGACGCCCACCGCGGAGGGGGAGGTGCTGGCCGAGTACGCCCGCAGGCTGTTCCTGCTCGCCGACGAGGCCATCACGGCCGTCCGCCAGGTCCAGGGGCTGGGGCGGGGCAAGCTGCACATCGGCGGCACCAGCACGGTCGGCACCTACCTGCTGCCGGAGTTGCTCGCGCGGTTCCACCAGGACCACCCGAATATCGACTGCGGGCTGTTCGTCGGCAACGCCGAGCAGGTCGCGGAACGGCTGCTGGCGGGTCAGATCGCGCTCGCGGTGTTCGCGGGGGAGCCCACGTCGGCGGCGATCCGGTCCGAGCCGATCCTGCCCGACCAGCCGGTTGTCGTCACCGCCCCCGGGCATCCGCTCATCGGTGCGCCCGTCGCCCCCCACCAGTTGGTCGGCGAGCACTTCATCCTGCGGGAGAAGGGGTCTTCGACGCGCCGGATGCAGGATGCGGCGCTGATCGCCTGGGATCTGCGGCTCGCCTCGACCATCGAGATGTGGGGCATGGAGACGGTGAAGCAGGCCGTGCAGTCGGGCTTGGGTGTCTCCCTGGTCTCTGAGCACACCGTGGCCCGCGAACTCGCCGACGGCAGGCTCGCCGTGCTCGCCGTCGAGCCCGCCTCCCCGGCCCGCACGATCGTCGCCGCCCACCGCAAGGACCGCCTACTGGCCCCCGCCGAACAGGCTTTCCTGACAATCCTCCGAGCCCTCCGCCACTGGCCTGATGAAACCCCCACAACGTGA
- a CDS encoding NUDIX domain-containing protein produces MSEVEDPWQPGRSAVRVVCVDGQGRVLLLKWRGPEADYWEPPGGGVDPGESPEAGARREFHEETGLPGSAVTDTVVEVRRDFAWFGKPAPRVELFYLARVEEAQAAAPVTLSAWEVGKYVESQWFTVADLADVDAHVEPPDLPEILRTLTS; encoded by the coding sequence GTGAGCGAAGTGGAAGACCCATGGCAGCCGGGCCGGTCCGCGGTGCGGGTGGTCTGTGTGGACGGTCAGGGGCGGGTGCTGCTGCTCAAGTGGCGCGGACCGGAAGCGGACTACTGGGAGCCACCCGGCGGCGGCGTTGACCCCGGCGAGTCACCGGAGGCGGGGGCGCGCCGCGAGTTCCACGAGGAGACCGGCCTTCCCGGCAGCGCCGTCACGGACACCGTCGTCGAGGTCAGACGGGACTTCGCGTGGTTCGGCAAGCCCGCGCCCCGGGTCGAGCTGTTCTACCTCGCCCGGGTCGAGGAGGCCCAGGCGGCTGCCCCGGTGACGTTGTCGGCGTGGGAGGTGGGCAAGTACGTGGAGTCCCAGTGGTTCACCGTGGCCGACCTCGCCGACGTCGACGCGCACGTGGAGCCGCCCGACCTGCCGGAAATCCTGCGCACGCTCACGTCGTGA